The following are encoded in a window of Pseudofrancisella aestuarii genomic DNA:
- the tsgA gene encoding MFS transporter TsgA: MNTEMSLKNKVILTLTCYLCYFYTANVILVTGAVMKPLSEYFDNSNIGFAFTFINVAMWFAIFIIGFLMIRFSIKLLLIIAVIIGVLSSLITYISPSMFTLKILLTCVGLTGGLFMAIASYMIVHIYNDHKVRAMNVIFTDFFFSFGGAIIPIFAAYLITQNYEWYTIYAILQITAIAILVLVIFSDFTILNRHSCESKKQASLNFSSWNFSLYCIAFAAFLFLLAQLTMTSYAQTYFQDILGWGTIDANKPLSYFWTAQCIGLFLSPLITRKIPLKFILPSFMVVSTICLCCIIYIPNIDIVLKAAIIFGLFNCYIYAGLLAYGTFQMENSPPTLITTILLFGTTGTALSTTTGAFINKYFGLVTVMHSVIFFYLISFILIVLAVIYSKESKTENLLGH, from the coding sequence ATGAATACTGAAATGTCATTAAAAAATAAAGTAATACTTACTTTAACTTGTTATCTTTGCTATTTCTACACAGCTAATGTGATCTTAGTTACAGGCGCAGTAATGAAACCTTTATCAGAATATTTTGATAATAGTAATATTGGCTTTGCTTTCACTTTTATTAATGTTGCTATGTGGTTTGCAATATTTATAATTGGTTTTTTAATGATACGATTCTCTATTAAACTACTTTTAATAATAGCTGTTATTATTGGAGTTTTATCTTCATTAATAACATACATATCACCATCTATGTTTACCTTAAAAATATTACTAACTTGTGTAGGGCTTACAGGCGGTTTGTTCATGGCTATTGCAAGCTACATGATTGTTCATATATATAATGATCATAAAGTTAGAGCAATGAATGTAATCTTCACCGATTTCTTTTTTAGTTTTGGTGGTGCAATAATTCCAATATTTGCAGCTTATCTTATCACCCAAAATTATGAATGGTACACTATATATGCTATTTTACAAATCACAGCTATTGCTATTTTAGTATTAGTTATATTCTCAGATTTCACAATACTCAATCGACACAGTTGTGAATCTAAGAAACAAGCAAGTCTAAATTTTTCATCATGGAATTTCAGCTTATACTGCATCGCTTTTGCAGCATTTTTATTTTTACTAGCTCAATTAACTATGACTAGTTATGCTCAAACTTATTTCCAAGATATTTTAGGCTGGGGAACTATAGATGCAAATAAACCTCTATCATACTTTTGGACAGCACAATGTATAGGACTATTCCTTAGCCCACTAATTACTAGAAAAATTCCTTTAAAATTCATCCTTCCTTCATTTATGGTAGTTTCAACAATATGTTTATGTTGCATAATCTATATACCTAATATAGATATAGTCCTAAAAGCTGCCATAATTTTTGGTTTATTTAATTGTTATATATATGCTGGATTATTAGCTTATGGAACTTTCCAAATGGAAAACTCACCTCCAACTTTAATTACAACAATATTATTATTTGGAACAACTGGTACTGCATTATCAACAACAACCGGCGCTTTTATTAATAAATATTTTGGTCTAGTAACTGTAATGCACTCTGTGATATTTTTCTATTTAATATCTTTTATATTAATAGTGTTAGCTGTTATATACTCAAAAGAAAGTAAAACTGAAAATTTACTAGGTCATTAA
- a CDS encoding YeiH family protein yields the protein MKKYINQSMIFGVLLVAILAGVAYYIAKIPAIKDLGISPLIIGILLGMALTHTPASKIIHHWKAGVVFSAKKILRFAIIFYGFNLTFQLIASVGLAGLSVSIIMLVSTLIFGILLGTKVFGLDRDSAILVSSGSAVCGAAAVLATEGTLKSEPYKAAMAVGTVVLFGTIAMFMYPILMKAGLLGAITEQQYGIFAGGSIHEVAQVVAAGNAISSHAEEVAVTVKMIRVMMLAPMLIVIGIWLTRVAIKNNQASQDVSSPSLMSVIPWFAIGFILVAGFNSLNLLPQTTVHSIVQVDQFLLAMAMTALGLETHISKFIQAGIKPLLLALILFIWLILGGLGITYLITSIM from the coding sequence ATGAAAAAATATATAAATCAAAGCATGATATTCGGTGTATTGTTAGTAGCTATCCTTGCTGGAGTAGCTTACTACATTGCAAAAATCCCTGCCATTAAAGATCTAGGGATAAGTCCATTAATTATTGGAATACTATTAGGTATGGCTCTTACACATACTCCTGCTAGCAAAATAATCCATCATTGGAAAGCAGGAGTTGTATTTAGTGCTAAGAAAATATTAAGGTTCGCCATCATATTTTATGGATTCAATTTAACCTTCCAGTTGATTGCTTCTGTTGGTCTTGCTGGTCTTTCTGTTTCTATAATTATGCTGGTATCTACACTTATATTTGGAATACTACTTGGTACAAAAGTATTTGGCTTAGATAGAGACAGTGCAATTTTAGTTTCATCTGGAAGTGCTGTATGTGGTGCTGCTGCTGTTTTAGCAACGGAAGGCACATTAAAGTCGGAACCTTACAAGGCTGCTATGGCTGTTGGGACAGTTGTGCTTTTTGGGACTATCGCAATGTTTATGTACCCTATCCTAATGAAAGCTGGTTTACTTGGGGCTATAACTGAGCAACAATATGGTATATTTGCTGGAGGCTCTATTCATGAAGTTGCTCAAGTGGTTGCCGCTGGCAATGCTATTAGTAGTCATGCTGAAGAAGTTGCGGTAACTGTTAAGATGATTAGAGTAATGATGTTAGCTCCTATGCTTATAGTTATAGGAATATGGTTAACAAGAGTTGCTATTAAAAATAATCAAGCATCTCAAGATGTTTCTTCCCCATCTTTAATGAGTGTAATCCCATGGTTTGCTATCGGTTTTATACTAGTTGCTGGTTTTAACTCTTTAAATTTATTACCACAAACAACTGTTCACTCTATAGTTCAAGTTGACCAATTTTTATTAGCTATGGCAATGACTGCTCTAGGCTTAGAAACTCATATTTCAAAATTCATACAAGCTGGTATAAAGCCTTTATTATTGGCATTAATTCTATTTATCTGGCTAATATTAGGTGGACTAGGAATAACATACTTAATTACCTCAATAATGTAA
- a CDS encoding inositol monophosphatase family protein — protein sequence MKPIVNIVTTAARKAGKIIVQAQANIGSVKVSRKEDNTLVSNIDVAVEQLIIDSIKKAGFDDFFITEEAGEFGNKDSRFTWIIDPIDGTNNFVHGLPQCCISIALKKDNEIILGVIYNPFLDLMFTAYKGMGAQLNGQRIRVSDRPDMTGALLSVSLKYSRKTFDDSYLIELVKLHKVISGYRYSGSIAMDLAYVAAGYLDGLWTATKIKIWDIAAGYIIAKEAGAIVTDITGKSDIENADFIIAANKKIQPKIAKTLAKHIKK from the coding sequence ATGAAACCAATAGTTAATATTGTAACTACCGCTGCTAGAAAAGCAGGAAAAATCATAGTTCAAGCTCAAGCTAATATAGGCTCTGTCAAAGTCTCTCGTAAAGAAGATAATACTTTAGTCTCAAATATTGATGTTGCTGTTGAGCAACTCATTATAGATAGTATTAAAAAAGCTGGATTTGATGATTTTTTTATAACTGAAGAAGCCGGTGAGTTTGGTAATAAAGATAGCAGATTCACATGGATAATTGACCCTATTGATGGTACGAATAACTTTGTACATGGACTACCTCAATGTTGTATATCTATAGCTCTAAAAAAAGATAATGAGATAATTCTTGGTGTAATATACAACCCTTTCCTAGACCTTATGTTTACCGCTTATAAAGGAATGGGCGCTCAGTTAAATGGCCAACGAATTAGAGTATCTGACAGACCTGATATGACAGGTGCCCTACTATCTGTATCATTAAAATACTCAAGAAAGACTTTTGATGATTCATACCTCATAGAACTAGTAAAATTACACAAAGTTATTTCAGGATATAGATATTCTGGAAGTATAGCTATGGATTTAGCGTATGTTGCAGCTGGTTACTTAGATGGACTATGGACAGCTACTAAAATTAAAATATGGGATATTGCAGCGGGATATATTATAGCAAAAGAAGCGGGAGCTATTGTTACCGATATTACTGGAAAAAGCGATATAGAAAATGCTGATTTCATAATTGCTGCTAATAAAAAAATTCAACCCAAAATTGCAAAAACATTAGCAAAGCATATTAAAAAATAA
- the rsmB gene encoding 16S rRNA (cytosine(967)-C(5))-methyltransferase RsmB, giving the protein MNTRAIACEYILDILAKKNTLLTLDKKLKKLNLNAQDNSFIKALCYDFFRNYFSLEKVVDKYTSKKTKPIIKVLIMLGVLQLLEMSQPNYATINETVNACKKLKITWATKLVNAVLRQVLRDIEEIKKAFIDYKKSDLPEWLCNKIKHQYPDNYQEILTQSNKKAPMFIRINNQKDKQEVINFLNHEGISFQNTCLANCIKLETPLNIENNDLFNKGYFTIQDMSAQYAGHIINPENEERILDACAAPGGKATHLLEIDPSIHLTAIDIIDTRLQLLKDNISRISDTKIEIKKHDLTQKLVGSFDKIILDAPCSAIGVIRRNPDIKISRSLEDVKNILDIQIKILQNLWNNLNSNGYLLYITCSILEEENEKQIEKFLQLTPDAQIENINTLSEYKKKFGYQILPSEKQGDGFYYCLIHRV; this is encoded by the coding sequence ATGAATACACGAGCAATCGCTTGTGAATATATATTAGATATTCTAGCGAAGAAAAATACCTTACTTACTTTAGATAAAAAACTAAAGAAATTAAATTTAAATGCTCAAGATAATTCTTTTATAAAAGCTCTATGTTATGACTTCTTTAGAAATTACTTTTCTTTAGAGAAAGTTGTTGATAAATATACATCTAAGAAAACTAAACCTATTATAAAAGTTTTAATAATGCTTGGGGTATTACAGCTTTTAGAAATGTCTCAACCTAACTATGCAACAATAAATGAAACAGTAAATGCCTGCAAAAAGCTTAAAATAACTTGGGCAACCAAATTAGTAAATGCTGTTTTAAGACAAGTTTTAAGAGATATTGAGGAAATAAAGAAAGCTTTTATAGATTATAAGAAATCTGATCTGCCTGAATGGCTTTGTAATAAAATAAAGCATCAATATCCAGATAATTATCAAGAAATACTTACTCAAAGCAATAAGAAAGCTCCTATGTTTATAAGGATTAATAACCAAAAAGATAAACAAGAAGTTATAAATTTCTTAAATCATGAAGGTATATCTTTTCAAAACACTTGTTTAGCTAATTGCATAAAACTTGAAACTCCTTTAAACATTGAAAATAATGATCTTTTTAATAAGGGCTACTTTACTATTCAAGATATGTCAGCCCAATACGCTGGACATATCATTAATCCTGAAAATGAAGAAAGAATACTTGATGCATGTGCAGCTCCAGGAGGAAAAGCAACTCATCTATTAGAAATAGATCCAAGTATCCATTTAACCGCTATAGATATTATTGATACTCGATTGCAGCTACTAAAAGATAATATTTCTCGAATATCTGATACAAAAATTGAAATAAAAAAACATGATTTAACTCAAAAATTAGTGGGAAGTTTTGATAAAATCATATTAGATGCTCCTTGTAGTGCTATAGGTGTAATAAGGCGTAACCCTGATATTAAAATTTCTAGATCTCTAGAAGATGTGAAAAACATTTTAGATATCCAAATTAAAATACTTCAAAACTTATGGAATAATTTAAATTCTAATGGATATTTACTTTATATAACTTGTTCAATTCTTGAAGAGGAAAATGAAAAGCAAATAGAAAAATTTTTACAGTTAACTCCAGATGCTCAAATAGAAAATATAAATACTTTATCTGAATATAAAAAGAAATTTGGTTACCAAATATTACCTTCAGAAAAACAAGGAGATGGATTTTATTATTGTTTAATCCATAGAGTCTAA
- a CDS encoding GNAT family N-acetyltransferase: protein MVIKKATQKDYDRMADLWEDSVASTYDFLTMKEIASLKKIIREKYFTNPEIAYYVLRDNKDEIVCFSGIIGDKIEFLFVDPATFGHGHGKKMLIHALKNHGAVCVDVHQQNMHALSFYSNYGFEVVEKSDKDIFGRLYPICHLRISGKIDDILNKLDSMD, encoded by the coding sequence ATGGTTATCAAAAAAGCTACACAAAAAGATTACGATCGTATGGCTGATTTATGGGAAGATTCTGTTGCTAGTACATACGACTTTTTAACTATGAAAGAGATAGCTAGCCTTAAAAAAATTATTAGAGAAAAATATTTCACTAATCCAGAAATTGCTTATTATGTATTAAGAGATAATAAAGACGAAATCGTTTGTTTTTCAGGAATTATTGGAGATAAAATTGAATTTCTATTTGTTGATCCTGCAACTTTTGGGCATGGGCATGGTAAAAAAATGTTAATCCATGCTTTAAAAAATCATGGTGCTGTATGTGTAGATGTACATCAACAAAATATGCATGCTTTATCATTTTATTCTAATTATGGATTTGAAGTGGTTGAAAAGTCTGATAAAGATATATTTGGGCGTCTATACCCTATATGTCATTTAAGAATTTCTGGTAAAATAGACGATATCTTGAATAAATTAGACTCTATGGATTAA
- a CDS encoding YiiX/YebB-like N1pC/P60 family cysteine hydrolase produces MLRKGDVIFTIDPAEENISSLSKGYGGYSYYHCSLYIGDNQIIEAVAERGVILTHISKYNDKRNLIARTSLLAEILDNVIINAKKFIGAEYNSLFLPDAEGKYYCSQLIHEVFKRANYGKSFFDKHQLNYIEEGQQEISKYWLDLYSKYGLDVPQGKEGSHPNNLSLDKKFKKKFFLG; encoded by the coding sequence ATGCTTAGAAAAGGGGATGTGATTTTTACAATAGATCCTGCCGAGGAAAATATTAGTTCCTTATCTAAGGGGTATGGTGGATATAGTTATTATCATTGTAGTTTATATATAGGAGATAATCAGATAATAGAGGCTGTTGCAGAAAGAGGAGTTATACTAACTCATATAAGTAAATATAATGATAAAAGAAATCTAATAGCAAGAACATCATTGTTAGCAGAGATTTTAGATAATGTTATTATTAATGCTAAGAAATTCATTGGTGCTGAGTATAACTCTCTTTTTCTACCAGATGCTGAAGGTAAATATTATTGTTCACAATTAATACATGAAGTTTTTAAGCGAGCGAACTACGGAAAATCATTTTTTGATAAGCATCAGTTAAATTACATAGAAGAAGGACAACAAGAAATTTCAAAATATTGGTTAGATCTATACTCTAAATATGGTTTAGATGTACCCCAAGGCAAAGAAGGCTCTCATCCTAATAATTTATCGCTAGATAAAAAGTTTAAAAAAAAGTTTTTTCTAGGCTAG
- the ligA gene encoding NAD-dependent DNA ligase LigA, giving the protein MNSEFLQKDYSKMDKSNLQAEITKLADYLMHHSYLYHTLDKPEISDGDYDRLFALLNDLVDENPELRPKNSVLDRVGGEILSGFETIKHKKKMLSLSNVFSLDELESFCNKIEYENIEFECEPKMDGLAISIFYKHGQFDYAVTRGDGVQGENVSENVKTIRNIPLVLNLENPPEELEVRGEIILDKKSFLALNNQVVESGHKPFANPRNAAAGSIRMLDSKVVAKRPLKLYCYGVGYFTDDFNHPKTQFHLMNYLKDIGFTISEDIFLAKNFSEIEKYHKAMSHKRADLAYDIDGLVFKVNDISLQDAIGYVARAPKWAVAYKFPAEEVESEVLNIEFQVGRTGAITPVARLKPVAVGGVIVSNATLHNISEIRRKDIRVTDRVIVRRAGDVIPEVVRYLPEYRNPKATLIQMVKECPVCGSAVENVNDQVVYRCTGGWHCKAQTSERLKHFVSRKSMDIDKLGAKIIEQLVEVDLIKYPADIYKLTYQQLCSLERMGSKSSQNVLDSIEKSKNPTLAKFIYSLGIRDVGEVSSESLAQHFGILDAFRQARYDDLIQINDIGEIITNNIVNFWQDTLNINIVESLLNAGVQIQEQAIIKQVENSVFTDKTIVITGTFEKYNRDNLTQLLKSMGAKVTSSVSKKTDMLICGDNAGSKLEKAQSFGVEIVLEDKLEELLK; this is encoded by the coding sequence ATGAATTCAGAATTTTTACAAAAAGATTATTCAAAAATGGATAAAAGTAATCTACAGGCAGAAATTACTAAGCTTGCTGATTACTTAATGCATCATAGCTATTTATATCATACTTTAGATAAGCCTGAAATCTCCGATGGCGACTATGATAGATTATTTGCTTTATTAAATGATTTGGTAGATGAAAATCCTGAATTAAGACCAAAAAACTCTGTATTAGATAGAGTTGGTGGAGAAATTCTTTCTGGTTTTGAAACTATAAAGCATAAAAAGAAAATGCTTTCTTTATCTAATGTTTTTAGTTTGGATGAGTTAGAAAGCTTCTGTAATAAGATTGAATATGAAAATATAGAATTTGAGTGTGAGCCAAAAATGGATGGCTTAGCTATTAGTATTTTCTATAAGCATGGGCAGTTTGATTATGCAGTTACTAGGGGCGATGGTGTTCAAGGGGAGAACGTTTCTGAGAATGTCAAAACTATTAGAAATATTCCTTTAGTTTTAAATCTTGAAAATCCTCCAGAAGAGTTAGAAGTTAGAGGGGAAATTATTCTTGATAAAAAGAGTTTTTTAGCACTAAATAATCAAGTTGTTGAAAGTGGTCATAAACCTTTTGCTAATCCGAGAAATGCTGCTGCAGGTAGTATTAGAATGCTTGACTCAAAAGTTGTAGCTAAGAGGCCTCTAAAATTATATTGCTATGGAGTAGGTTATTTCACTGATGATTTTAATCATCCAAAAACTCAATTTCACTTAATGAATTATCTTAAAGATATAGGGTTCACTATTAGTGAAGATATTTTCTTAGCAAAGAATTTTTCTGAGATTGAAAAATATCATAAAGCGATGAGTCATAAGAGAGCAGATTTAGCATATGATATTGATGGTCTGGTTTTTAAAGTTAATGATATCTCATTACAAGATGCTATTGGATATGTAGCAAGAGCTCCTAAATGGGCAGTGGCTTATAAATTTCCAGCAGAAGAGGTTGAGTCTGAGGTTTTAAATATAGAGTTTCAGGTGGGTAGAACAGGAGCTATAACTCCTGTAGCTAGATTAAAGCCAGTAGCTGTAGGTGGAGTTATAGTATCAAACGCGACATTACACAATATAAGTGAGATTAGACGAAAAGATATTCGTGTAACAGATAGGGTTATTGTCCGTAGAGCTGGAGATGTTATCCCCGAAGTTGTTAGATATTTACCTGAATATAGAAATCCTAAAGCCACTCTTATTCAAATGGTAAAAGAGTGTCCAGTTTGTGGCTCAGCTGTTGAGAATGTAAATGATCAAGTAGTATATAGATGTACAGGGGGTTGGCATTGTAAGGCTCAAACTTCAGAAAGGCTTAAGCACTTTGTTTCTAGAAAATCTATGGATATTGATAAGCTTGGGGCTAAGATAATTGAACAATTAGTTGAGGTTGATTTAATTAAGTATCCAGCAGATATTTATAAGTTAACGTATCAGCAACTTTGCTCTTTAGAAAGAATGGGCTCTAAATCATCACAAAATGTTTTAGATTCCATCGAGAAAAGTAAGAATCCAACATTAGCAAAATTTATTTATTCACTTGGTATAAGAGACGTTGGAGAGGTTTCTTCAGAATCTTTAGCGCAACATTTTGGAATATTAGATGCTTTTAGGCAGGCACGTTATGATGATCTTATTCAAATAAATGATATTGGTGAAATTATAACTAATAACATAGTTAATTTTTGGCAAGATACTTTAAATATAAATATAGTTGAAAGCCTATTGAATGCTGGGGTGCAAATACAAGAGCAAGCGATTATTAAGCAGGTTGAGAATAGTGTATTTACAGATAAAACTATAGTGATAACTGGCACATTTGAAAAATATAATAGGGATAACTTAACACAGCTCTTAAAATCAATGGGAGCAAAAGTAACTAGTAGTGTTTCAAAAAAGACAGATATGCTAATTTGTGGTGATAATGCGGGAAGTAAGCTAGAAAAAGCACAAAGTTTTGGTGTTGAGATTGTGCTCGAAGATAAACTTGAGGAACTACTTAAGTGA
- the rfaD gene encoding ADP-glyceromanno-heptose 6-epimerase gives MKYTNINFNDSSILITGGAGFIGSNLAFYFQKNYPEAEVIVLDKFRNGETFSNGNLKSFGHFKNLIGFKGVVISGDINDEKIIKQLEDNYKFDYIFHQAAISDTTVNEQDLMVQTNVNAYERLLQMAIKHGANMIYASSAATYGGSDKFEIGYELPNNAYGFSKVMMDNISYNYIKKELDISIVGLRYFNVYGPREYYKNKTASTVVQFGHQILKGDKPKLFEGSDKILRDFIYIEDIVQANIRATEPKQSGVYNVGTGKARSFEDIVNILQKELEIDKGKEYIPNPFVGSYQFYTQADISETQKNLGYQPNYSLEDGIKSYITEIKRLYNEEVKK, from the coding sequence ATGAAGTATACAAATATTAATTTTAATGATTCTAGTATTTTAATAACTGGTGGAGCAGGTTTTATAGGTAGTAACTTAGCTTTTTATTTTCAAAAAAATTACCCAGAAGCAGAAGTTATTGTTTTAGATAAGTTTAGAAATGGTGAAACTTTTTCAAATGGTAACCTAAAAAGCTTTGGACATTTTAAAAATCTTATTGGTTTTAAAGGAGTTGTAATAAGCGGTGATATTAATGATGAAAAAATCATTAAACAATTAGAAGATAATTATAAATTTGATTATATATTTCATCAGGCTGCAATCTCTGATACTACAGTTAATGAGCAAGATTTGATGGTTCAAACGAATGTAAATGCATATGAAAGATTATTGCAAATGGCTATTAAGCATGGAGCTAATATGATTTATGCTTCAAGTGCGGCAACTTATGGTGGAAGTGATAAGTTTGAAATAGGGTATGAATTACCAAATAATGCTTATGGGTTTTCAAAAGTGATGATGGACAATATTTCATATAACTATATAAAGAAAGAATTGGATATATCTATAGTTGGTTTGAGATATTTTAATGTATATGGGCCACGTGAGTATTATAAGAATAAAACAGCCTCCACAGTTGTTCAGTTTGGACATCAAATATTAAAAGGAGATAAGCCAAAACTATTTGAGGGAAGTGATAAGATTCTTAGAGACTTTATTTATATTGAAGATATTGTTCAAGCAAATATCCGAGCTACAGAACCGAAGCAAAGTGGGGTTTATAATGTTGGTACTGGTAAAGCTAGGAGTTTTGAAGATATAGTTAATATATTACAGAAAGAATTAGAAATTGATAAAGGTAAAGAATATATACCTAATCCATTTGTAGGTAGCTATCAGTTTTATACTCAAGCAGATATTTCAGAAACTCAAAAGAATTTAGGCTATCAGCCAAACTATTCTTTAGAAGATGGTATCAAATCCTATATTACAGAAATAAAAAGACTTTATAACGAAGAAGTTAAAAAATAA
- a CDS encoding BspA family leucine-rich repeat surface protein, with protein sequence MKKYVIAIVFISVILGSLLLITLNLQKNNQKLEIETITCDQYKPGDKFTKYGKEFLVVEDGYGKFGIKNIDILNEIQKSTSPLLVCTSHVTDMSSLFKKANLFNRSYLNTWDVSNVTDMSHMFDNTAFNQDISKWDVSKVKNMEAMFSEDSRFNQNINEWNVSNVINMSHMFYNARSFNSPLNNWNTSKVTNMSHMFYNARSFNQDISKWDVSKVENMKAMFSSASEFNQDISKWDVSKVKNMKAMFSAASEFNQNINSWDVSKVENMSIMFAYTASFNQSLDNWNTSNVTDISSIFNKAKKFNSDINSWDTSHVTNMKEAFSEAEAFNKPLDNWNVSNVTNMEEMFSNATNFNQNINSWNVSRVGNMEGMFASATNFNQPLNSWDVSNVKDMSVMFSGAESFNQPLNHWQIKTREVYYMFSGARSFNQDLSSWDFSDGYNPLTNSSDVNTIDFMAISWDIKNKPKGVGNVIR encoded by the coding sequence ATGAAAAAATATGTTATCGCAATAGTTTTTATTAGTGTCATACTAGGAAGCTTACTACTGATTACTCTAAACTTACAAAAAAACAATCAAAAACTTGAAATAGAAACTATTACTTGCGATCAATACAAGCCAGGAGACAAGTTTACTAAATATGGTAAAGAATTCCTTGTGGTTGAAGATGGCTATGGGAAATTTGGTATAAAAAATATAGATATATTAAATGAAATACAAAAAAGCACCAGCCCTTTATTAGTATGCACATCACATGTAACTGATATGTCTAGTTTATTTAAAAAAGCTAATCTATTTAATCGCTCATATTTAAATACTTGGGATGTTTCTAATGTAACTGATATGTCTCATATGTTTGATAATACTGCTTTTAATCAAGATATATCTAAATGGGATGTTTCTAAGGTTAAAAACATGGAAGCTATGTTTTCTGAGGATTCTCGCTTTAATCAAAACATTAATGAATGGAATGTAAGCAATGTTATAAATATGTCTCATATGTTTTATAATGCTAGAAGTTTTAATAGTCCATTAAATAACTGGAACACTTCTAAAGTAACAAATATGTCTCATATGTTTTATAATGCAAGATCATTTAATCAAGATATCAGTAAATGGGATGTTTCTAAAGTAGAGAATATGAAAGCTATGTTCTCATCAGCTTCCGAATTTAATCAAGATATCAGTAAATGGGATGTTTCTAAGGTTAAAAATATGAAAGCTATGTTCTCAGCAGCTTCCGAATTTAATCAAAATATAAATTCTTGGGATGTTTCTAAAGTAGAGAATATGTCAATAATGTTTGCTTATACAGCTAGCTTCAATCAATCTTTAGATAATTGGAATACTAGTAATGTCACAGATATTTCTAGCATTTTTAATAAAGCAAAAAAGTTCAATTCAGATATTAATTCATGGGACACATCACATGTAACTAATATGAAAGAAGCCTTTTCTGAGGCAGAGGCGTTTAACAAACCTCTAGATAATTGGAATGTTAGCAATGTTACTAACATGGAGGAAATGTTTTCAAATGCAACTAACTTTAATCAAAATATAAATTCTTGGAATGTTTCTAGAGTAGGAAATATGGAAGGTATGTTTGCCTCTGCAACTAATTTTAATCAACCTCTAAATAGCTGGGATGTTAGTAATGTTAAAGATATGAGCGTTATGTTTTCAGGAGCAGAATCATTTAACCAACCATTAAATCATTGGCAAATTAAGACTAGAGAGGTTTATTATATGTTTTCAGGGGCAAGATCATTTAATCAAGACTTATCTAGCTGGGATTTCAGTGATGGTTACAATCCTCTTACAAATTCATCTGATGTTAATACTATAGATTTTATGGCTATAAGTTGGGACATCAAAAATAAACCTAAAGGAGTAGGAAATGTCATACGTTAA